In Cydia fagiglandana chromosome 23, ilCydFagi1.1, whole genome shotgun sequence, the genomic window ATCAAAATCGTCATCGTATGCGTAGTCTTCATCGTAATCTCTTTGATTATGTCTGTTGGGACGATGCGGTCTAATATCATCCTCATAATCGCTATATGTGTAATCTGTAGCTTCTCCTATAGGGAATTTTGGGGTTATTAAGAATGTTGACATGTCGTTAAATCGATGTCTACCTCTTGGGTTTAGTCTGATAAGGGATTCTGCTGTAGGAGCTGTATCATTAGTTACAGAAGAAGAATTAGTGATTTGTGGTACAAGAAAGGGAGCAGTTTCAAGGGTTGATCTGCTTGTTCTTTTTAGGGATTCAGAAGGTTTATTACTTACACTATCATCGCCGTATGCAGACACTCCTGTGCCATCTCCTGTCAAATGTTGGACACCTGTGTGTTGCGCGTTGTGATGAAGATATCTTTCGCTTTGGTCGCTCTCGTCTGACTGTGTCCCATACTGGGTCGCAGCATGCTGAGTCGCAGCACTAGCAGCATACTGTGTCCCATACTGCGATGGTGGATATTGTGGCTGGGCATATTCTAACGCCTGCTGACTTGGTTTAGCTGAATCTTCATTTACGTAATAATCGGGCTCCCTATACTTGAGTCCTGAGGAAATAGTCTGACTGGCTACTTCGACTTTATAATAATTGTTGCTTTTAGTTGTGGTTGTATCTTGTGCGGCAGGCGCTGGGGTTACAATAGGTTGTACTCCATAAGGTCTGATAAGGTTTGCTCTGTGTTTATTAGGGTCTTCAATATCGTCTACTTGCTCAGTTATAGGTTTATGATCCTTGACTACAGGTTCAGGCATATAAGCGCTAGCATATTGTGGTATTTGGACATATTTTGTATGATCATACTGCTGTGCTAGATTTGGGTTTGGAGCATCTTTTAAGTAGAAATATAGATCTATCGGCGTCTCCAGATTTTTGtgcttttcttcttcttctttgtttTGGTTTCCTGATACAATTAAAGCGTTTACTCCAGATAATTGTTGATCTTTAGAGTTAGTTTTCAGTAGTGATTTTAATGCATCAATATCTTGAGCAGATTGATACTCTTGCATTTGATGATATTGCTTAGGATAAATAGGCTTCTCCGTGTTTGGTATGGCCTCTGTATATAACTTACTTTCATGCGTAGCTTGATAGTGTTTTAGACCAACATTACCATTAGGTTTGATGGTTACTCCTTGATCATAAGTAGGTCCTGGTGAAATATAGACAGTCTGGTACCTTTTTGGTTGAAGATATTGCTGATATTGGAGATCTAGTGAACCATGTGACCTATGGTTCCTGCTTCTCTCCTTTATAATCGCATCAGCTTTAGTAATCTTCGTAGGCTCTGGACTTTGGAGTCTGATTCTTTCAACTCTTTTAGGTTCTACTCTTTTCTCTTGTCTTCTACTCTTATATTCTGTTTGTCTAGATTTAGGAGTAGTAACTATTACTTTAGCGTCTCTTAGCTTCGCTTGCTGTTGTTCTAAAGCTAGTTGATGGCTCTCTTGTGATTCGTGATAAGCTTTCATATAGCTGTCCATCTGTATCGGGGCTTGTGTCCATCTTTGGACTTGAGCTCTGTGTTGCCTTATTCTTTCTGCGTTGAACATAGCTTGTTGATTCTGCGCATGTAGTCTAGCATTTTGTTGAGAGTTGCCTGCTAAAGGGTTGCCATAAGGTAGAAAGCCTGGGCTGCTGAGTTTCTTTTCGTCTATTCTGGATTGTTCATTAATGATTTCATGGACTGGGCGCGCATTTGATTTTACTGATTTTGATATGGTTGCTGGTATTATCAGGAGAAGCGTGAGTATTGTGTAAGGCGGCATtgtacctgaaaaaaaaaaaaaaaaaataagtaagaaaTTCTGTTTGTAAAATAGTGATACGGGATACACAAGATAAATGTAAAGTCCTATGTAAGTAAGATACAATCGATatcaaatacctacctaagtaataaaaagtaggtaaggtGTCTTAAAATATATGTGAGCAGATTTGTATCTGTAAATAGAAAACATGTTTACCCATGCCCACATTTATATTATCGTGATTAATTATTATCTAATAGATAGTTGCCAGTTTCTCCCTGTTTTGATGATTTGATGGGGTCCAATTCAGGATTAGAATGCTTCGGAGAAATGTTGATAGCCAATGCAATCCCATTAGAGACAGAGTATTCAACCGCCAAGTTCGAGCATCAGTGTTACCGGTAATCCCGGGATTGATGCATAATAgcaataaggggtcatccattaattacgtcacacgtttagggggagggagggggtcaagaaaaagtgacatattgtgacatgggggaggggggagacacaaactatgtgacgtcactttaacttcaacagtaaccgaaaatttatttaaattatttagttcgctgtacatttaaataacaagtttttaaaacgaaaatagtttttaatcgttaattttctttcctaaggagttttgggttataaaattactaatatttatatcgtcaaaaatattttgataaaatattaataatacttaggtacttactaaattcgatttggcgatttcgtagaaaaaatgtgacgtcacactagggggggaggtgtttgccaaatgtgaccaagtgtgacaaggggggggggaggggtcaaaaacctagaaattggtgtgacgtaattaatggatgacccctaatagcATTCACCAGGATTGCAGGATTTGCAGGCAGGCAAATTATATAACCATACCATTAATAAAATTGGACTATGATTACGAAATATTTAATAGtttgaattaaaatattaaaagcaTATGGTATCACAACGCGACTTTTTAACCAAAATATATATTACGACTGAAAAATTCATTAAGTAGTTCTAAAATGACTTGTGTTCTAATGGTTGAGTAGTAAATAGGCCAACCGAAATGCCATTTTATtgttattgaaaataaaaacaaattatttcagGTATCTTAGGTCGGTACTAAATAATCGGGAATTTTCTTCttatttaataacttttttgAATTTTCTAGTTAATTTTTAGCGGGCTACGTTAAGTGTCGCTGTCGCAATGCccaataaggtaaacgtactggtgctcggcGCGgacccagtacatgtcatcttaaaacttaagttattgtcaatagaggtgacagcagggtgtcatatATTGGGCATTTGCATGTCAAGCCTAATACGTTTACCTTACGCTATAGGGTGTCAGCACATCAGAGCCATTTTAAATTTGCCTATCTATGTGTAATACCATCATTCATCATTTGTTCCATTAGACTCTCTAAATCACGTGACCTTTGTCCCATATTCCATTGAATATGCATTGCATTCTTTATGAATTATGATAGCTTTTATTTGCAAATGTCACGATtacattatttaataaaatgtcaaaacGACCTCTTAATTATGTTTCTCATCTAAGTGAATGACTGTTATTCTTTTTGAgaaataaatatctttaaaccgaattatattattatacgtaTAAATAACTCATAATGCGCTACACATCCATATATTTTCTTGTCAAAGAAACCGGAAGGAAGGTCAAACCGATCATATAATATTACATCATACATAAATACAGCAAATGAGCTTTCACACACATGACCCGTATTACATTCAAAATATATCTACGACTTTGGGTCTTAATCCATCGACTTAAGGTTGAAGGGTGTACATATATTTATGAATGGACACATGATCGTGTTACATGATTAATGAGGTAATGACTTGGTTATGTAAAAGTAAGCCACTCAAGTTCATCCGTGTATTTAAGAAAATGTATGTCATATTTGGTTATACAGATATCATTATTTACTaatgccaggcgtggctcactccgcgatttcgtcgctttgctacaggtagctaaaagtacatccactcgaccccaattttggggtttgccataagccgcgcgtggcgctgtcgccacctagcggccatatctgtgctgatcgtgacagacgcgttttgttagagcaaaaagaatagatagtatagaggggtcctgtcatagtaaatgttgtagttactgtaaatttactgccatctatcgacacacgactgtaactcaaaataaacacgtataaaattatcaaaaaaatgaatatctatggataaatgattttattatttttatatcattttgacccatgttcattcactgatatgggtcaattttcaaataggcattttttgctgtcccacggctaaaactcgaagtccataggactaaaagactgggtatgtatttattttcattcagtgtattataagctttaaaaatcatgcacaactgtacctaaaatattatttgttcctgacaaaatcgcatttgaagttccaaaaacggcgaaatttgccgtttttcgcgtgtcccagtggcggcatcgcgcaataaaaaaaaaca contains:
- the LOC134675932 gene encoding uncharacterized protein LOC134675932; translated protein: MRTMPPYTILTLLLIIPATISKSVKSNARPVHEIINEQSRIDEKKLSSPGFLPYGNPLAGNSQQNARLHAQNQQAMFNAERIRQHRAQVQRWTQAPIQMDSYMKAYHESQESHQLALEQQQAKLRDAKVIVTTPKSRQTEYKSRRQEKRVEPKRVERIRLQSPEPTKITKADAIIKERSRNHRSHGSLDLQYQQYLQPKRYQTVYISPGPTYDQGVTIKPNGNVGLKHYQATHESKLYTEAIPNTEKPIYPKQYHQMQEYQSAQDIDALKSLLKTNSKDQQLSGVNALIVSGNQNKEEEEKHKNLETPIDLYFYLKDAPNPNLAQQYDHTKYVQIPQYASAYMPEPVVKDHKPITEQVDDIEDPNKHRANLIRPYGVQPIVTPAPAAQDTTTTKSNNYYKVEVASQTISSGLKYREPDYYVNEDSAKPSQQALEYYGTQSDESDQSERYLHHNAQHTGVQHLTGDGTGVSAYGDDSLHYAANYEFGYRVRDHHSGNDFGHQEAKHGENTNGAYHVLLPDGRMQKVRYSAGPEGFHADISYDHLQYKH